A region from the Corylus avellana chromosome ca7, CavTom2PMs-1.0 genome encodes:
- the LOC132187837 gene encoding phospholipase D alpha 4-like gives MGALKVVFGDWDPVGHNPDNNTTRVKLPSGVKKIVQAEPVPRHEERAATGAYGEEEGRRLRLGIFLGWDLRCSGDYTIVISHNPDNDTTRVKFPSSVKKIVQVAPMPAHEERAAAGAYWEEEGWWLGLGIFLGWDLRIVFSNDLSLELQIYRLGGEISHVLDDESAVADDNGDNDTAFVDWLWIRAPTIEEESKEWKRTGEDSKSEGMMLFKIFEMQFDQQDQMRKRKSEILICEKPLLNLRYKYVENSEKGEGISGYEEQSFHSMLLNQYKELEKGCDCLELKIIFDSILKESQTKSDIEENSINNIYRLTLWSSWSFNPKLVLVRDSETEIPHARGVKLGELLKQKAEEGVAVRIMVWDDETSLPVIKNEGLMRTHDEDAFAYFSHTKVVCKLSRRSHPKSPPIFSHHQKTITVDTRSNISPSKREITSFVGGLDLCDGRYDTEKHSVFHALKTESHCHDFYQTSIAGASLDRGGPREPWHDAHACITGEAAWDVLTNFEQRWRKQFDPSLLVPTSTLSNLLSSISSERNWKVQVFRSIDHLSVTQMFKKLTVEQSIHEAYVEAIRRAERFIYIENQYFIGGCRLWDKDQHCGCRNLIPIEIALKVVNKIKAKERFAVYIVMPMWPEGAPESEVVHDILHWTRETMSMMYKLIAEAIKESGEPGHPRDYLNFFCLANREEEGKEEFHPPHSPHLHPPHSPHPGTQYWNAQKHRRFMVYVHSKIMIVDDLYILIGSANVNQRSMDGQRDTEIAIGCYQSKNGDDKMSGGDIHAYRMSLWFEHTGGAEDLFRSEPQSLECVQKMRSIGDQMWRIYSGEQVVDMEGVHLVTYPVYVRQDGCVEDLGDNEGNFPDTTTPVKGRRSLLLPPVFTT, from the exons ATGGGGGCATTAAAGGTGGTTTTTGGAGATTGGGATCCTGTGGG CCACAACCCTGATAACAACACCACCAGAGTCAAGCTCCCATCTGGTGTTAAGAAAATTGTCCAAGCGGAGCCGGTGCCAAGGCATGAGGAAAGGGCGGCGACGGGGGCATATGGAGAAGAGGAAGGGCGGCGGCTAAGGCTTGGGATTTTTCTCGGTTGGGACTTAAG GTGCTCTGGGGATTACACTATTGTTATCAGCCACAACCCTGATAACGACACCACCAGAGTCAAGTTCCCATCTAGTGTTAAGAAAATTGTCCAAGTGGCGCCGATGCCGGCACATGAGGAAAGGGCTGCGGCGGGGGCATATTGGGAAGAGGAAGGGTGGTGGCTAGGGCTTGGGATTTTTCTGGGTTGGGACTTAAG GATTGTTTTCAGCAATGATTTATCACTAGAATTGCAAATATACCGGCTGGGAGGAGAGATTAGTCATGTGCTTGATGATGAGAGTGCAGTGGCCGATGATAATGGTGATAATGATACTGCTTTTGTTGATTGGTTATGGATTAGAGCTCCAACAATTGAGGAGGAGTCAAAGGAATGGAAAAGAACGGGAGAAGATAGCAAGAGTGAAGGAATGATGTTGTTCAAGATCTTTGAAATGCAATTTGACCAGCAGGATCAAATGCGTAAGCGAAAATCTGAGATTTTGATATGCGAAAAACCCCTGCTGAATCTCAGGTATAAATATGTTGAAAATAGTGAGAAAGGGGAAGGAATTTCAGGGTACGAGGAACAAAGTTTTCATTCCATGTTGTTGAACCAGTATAAAGAGCTTGAGAAGGGGTGTGATTGCTTGGAGTTGAAGATCATATTTGATAGTATTCTGAAAGAGTCACAAACAAAGAGTGACATAGAAGAGAATAGCATAAACAAcatatacaggttaactttatggtcaa GCTGGTCTTTCAATCCTAAGCTGGTGCTG GTGCGGGattcagaaactgaaattccACATGCAAGAGGAGTAAAGCTTGGTGAATTGTTGAAGCAGAAAGCAGAGGAAGGTGTAGCAGTAAGAATTATGGTTTGGGACGATGAAACATCCCTTCCAGTTATCAAGAACGAAGGACTAATGAGAACCCATGACGAAGATGCTTTTGCCTACTTCTCACACACCAAAGTAGTATGCAAATTGAGCCGGAGATCGCACCCCAAATCCCCGCCAATCTTCTCCCACCATCAGAAAACCATAACCGTTGACACCCGCTCAAACATTAGCCCCAGCAAAAGAGAAATCACGAGCTTTGTTGGCGGATTAGATCTCTGCGATGGCCGCTACGACACAGAAAAACATTCCGTGTTTCACGCGCTCAAAACAGAATCACATTGCCATGATTTCTACCAGACAAGTATTGCCGGAGCGAGCCTCGACAGAGGCGGGCCAAGGGAGCCATGGCATGATGCTCACGCCTGCATCACCGGCGAGGCGGCTTGGGATGTTTTGACAAATTTCGAGCAACGATGGAGAAAGCAATTTGACCCTTCTTTGCTAGTCCCCACATCCACCTTATCAAATCTTCTCAGCAGTATTTCCTCCGAGAGGAATTGGAAAGTTCAAGTATTTCGATCAATCGACCATTTGTCGGTTAcccaaatgttcaaaaagttgACCGTTGAGCAGAGCATCCATGAAGCCTATGTAGAAGCAATAAGGCGAGCAGAGAGGTTTATATACATTGAGAACCAATATTTCATTGGTGGGTGTCGCTTGTGGGACAAGGATCAACATTGTGGGTGCAGAAATTTGATCCCCATTGAGATTGCTCTCAAGGTGGTGAACAAGATCAAAGCGAAGGAGAGGTTTGCAGTTTATATTGTGATGCCAATGTGGCCAGAAGGGGCGCCGGAGAGTGAAGTTGTTCATGATATTCTGCATTGGACAAGAGAAACAATGTCGATGATGTACAAGTTGATCGCAGAAGCAATAAAAGAAAGTGGAGAGCCGGGGCACCCCAGAGACTACTTGAATTTCTTCTGCCTGGCAAATAGAGAAGAGGAGGGTAAAGAGGAGTTTCATCCTCCACATTCTCCTCACCTTCATCCTCCACATTCTCCTCACCCGGGGACACAATATTGGAACGCTCAAAAGCATAGGAGGTTCATGGTTTATGTGCACTCCAAGATCATGATAG TGGACGACCTATACATTCTGATAGGATCTGCAAACGTGAATCAACGATCCATGGATGGCCAACGCGACACCGAGATTGCAATAGGATGCTACCAGTCCAAAAACGGCGATGACAAGATGAGCGGCGGTGATATTCACGCCTACCGTATGTCACTGTGGTTCGAGCACACCGGAGGCGCCGAGGATTTGTTCCGATCGGAGCCCCAAAGCCTGGAATGTGTGCAGAAGATGCGCTCCATCGGAGATCAAATGTGGCGGATTTACAGCGGTGAACAAGTGGTGGACATGGAAGGTGTGCACCTGGTGACGTACCCTGTGTATGTAAGACAAGACGGTTGTGTGGAGGATTTGGGAGACAATGAGGGTAATTTTCCCGACACGACAACTCCGGTGAAGGGCCGAAGATCATTATTGCTGCCACCTGTTTTTACTACATAA